The Leptospira neocaledonica genomic sequence CCCTATTTTGATTCCGGATGGATTACATGCGCTCGCAAGGGCAAGAATCAATAACATTAATATTTTATAATTTATCCTCATACTGCTTCCAATAATTTTCCGTATTTTTGTACGTGTGGAACTTCTTCGTCCAACCAATAGGCTTTGTCTTTTTCTACCACAAGGATCTCTTCGAACTTAAAACCAGTTTTACCCCTTCCTAAATGAGGTTCTATAGCCCAAAGTCCTGTTTTCTCTCCTTCGTGATCCGGAGTCAAAAGTTCTGGCAGCACCCTATGGCTTAAGAACTCGAAAGATCCCTGTAGACTGAACCAACTTGCAAAACTGATGGGCAACAAAGGAAAAGAAATACTAGGCAAATGAACTTTATAAACTCTATGCCCAAGAACCGCAAAGGGATACAAAGAGTGGACATTATCAAATCCATTCTGCTTTGAATCCTGGTCGATCTTATGCCAGATCTCCGAAGAACTCATCGAAGAAGAAAATAGTTTAGGAAGTTCTGCTCTGAGTTTTAATAGATATCTCATGCCGTTATCTAACTCTGGATTTTTATGTAGAGAAGAAGAATACCCTATATCGCCGATGTAGCCGTCCACAACCGGAGACAC encodes the following:
- a CDS encoding M24 family metallopeptidase → MPIERRRGFLSKLSSKISRYNSGSIHTPTQEEKAGFLKAQRLAYQCVTEIEKEIQEGWTELQAVKLMNTFLRDHGVKVFLHRPFAWFGEHARFDGYKRFTQFHPSKRRLQANESFILDVSPVVDGYIGDIGYSSSLHKNPELDNGMRYLLKLRAELPKLFSSSMSSSEIWHKIDQDSKQNGFDNVHSLYPFAVLGHRVYKVHLPSISFPLLPISFASWFSLQGSFEFLSHRVLPELLTPDHEGEKTGLWAIEPHLGRGKTGFKFEEILVVEKDKAYWLDEEVPHVQKYGKLLEAV